The following proteins are co-located in the Leptospira weilii genome:
- a CDS encoding cyclic nucleotide-binding domain-containing protein, which translates to MQHTKEEILKDIYLFSNFTEDELSAIAEKTEYKVYEQGDAIFHEGNDAKAFFVVIYGTLKVLTSTEKGDDVNVTTIATGDHFGELPFLDPGKRSASVEAMERSELLRIPYDHLKTVFEKDSKASLKFYQAISHFLAKRLRMLTHDLTYARELRKRYTI; encoded by the coding sequence ATGCAACATACGAAAGAAGAAATTCTAAAAGACATATATCTTTTCTCCAATTTTACGGAGGACGAATTGAGCGCCATTGCGGAAAAGACGGAATATAAAGTTTACGAACAAGGCGATGCAATTTTTCACGAAGGCAACGACGCAAAGGCGTTTTTCGTGGTGATCTACGGAACTTTAAAAGTTCTTACCTCCACTGAAAAAGGGGATGACGTGAACGTGACCACAATTGCAACGGGAGATCATTTCGGCGAATTGCCATTTTTGGATCCGGGGAAACGTTCCGCTTCGGTAGAAGCGATGGAGAGATCCGAGCTTTTGAGAATTCCCTACGATCATTTAAAGACGGTCTTTGAAAAAGATTCCAAAGCTTCTTTAAAATTTTATCAGGCGATTTCCCATTTTTTAGCTAAACGTTTGAGAATGTTGACGCACGACTTGACTTATGCAAGGGAACTGAGAAAGAGATATACGATCTGA